The sequence CGGTGTGGCGCCCGACCCACGGGTCGGGCGCCACACCGGCCACGGCGACGCGGTCGCGGTCAGGCGATGCCGGTCGACTCCACCGGGGCACCCGGAGCCGTGCCGTTCGGGACCGGTGCGTTCGGGACCGCCGTGCCGGGCGCCGGGATGCTCGGTGCGGGCACCGTGACGTGCGGGTACGCCCGTATCGCCACGGACCGCGGGCGGGCGCCGCTGAAGCGCCGGACCGCGGGCATCTCGACGTAGTTGTGCAGTACCCAGGCCAGGAACAGCGAGACCACGAACGTCAGCAGGATCAGCCCGAGGCCGTCCACGACCGACCGGGAGGGGTCGGGCTTGGCCCAGTGGGTCGCCCGGCCGATGACCAGCCAGTGGATCATGTAGAAGGCGAAGGAGAGATTACCGAACCAGACCAGCACCGGGTGACGTACCCACGAGCGCTTCTTCTCGACGTCGGCCAGGGCGAGCTCGGCGAGCAGCGGGGCGGTCCACAGGGTCGCGACCCCGCTGACCCCGAACAGGTAGGGCACCGCGAACGTCGACACGAGGTAGCCCGCGACGGAGAACCCCACCGCGGCCGGCAGGCCGATCGGGCGCCAGCGGCCGGCGAGCACGAGCTTCGCGAGCAGCACGCCGAGGACGAACTCCAGTCCCCGGACCGGCGGGAAGAACCAGATGAACCAGATCTGGTTGTAGGAGTAGTCGTCGCCGCCGAACCCGATCAGCCGCGGCTGATCGGAGATCACGTAGTACGAGAAGAAGGTCGCCCCGATGATCAGCGCGGCCACGACGCCGGTGCTGAGCCAGAGCCGCTCGTCCCGGATCCGGTTGATGGCCGCCAGCAGGAACGGGAACGAGAGGTAGAAGAAGAGCTCGGCGGACAGCGACCAGGAGACGCCGTTCAGCGACACCACCCGGGCGACGTCCGGTACCCAGGTCTGGACCAGGAACAGGTTGGGCAGCCAGTGGTCCAGCGGGACGGACTGCGAGCTGGAGAGCACGATGACCAGGGCCAGGGCGTAGGTCACCAGGTGGTTCGGGAAGACCTTGACGACGCGCCGGCGCCAGAAGCCCACCACGGTGTCGTTCGCGCTCGCCGTCCAGGCGAGGACGAAGCCGCTCAGCGCGAAGAAGAGGCCCAGCCCCCATGTTCCGCCGCGGTCGATGATGTCGGAGATGGTGTCACCGGTGTCGCCGCCGATGTAATGGTTCTCCCACTGGGCGTGGAAGAGGAAGACCAGCAGCGCGGCCGGAGCCCGGATGCCGGTCAGTGAGGGCAGTACAGGCACCGAAGGGGTGTGACGCATGCGCGTATCACGTGCCTTTCACGGCCCGGCGGAGCGGCGTCGAGGAAGTCCCCTGAAACTGGCTCGACGCCACCCGCGGGCGTCCGGGTAGCTGATGGGGAGCTCAGCATTGTGTCGACTTCTAAAAGCCGGCTAATCCCGTGATTTCTCCGGGGGGCTGCAGGGGTGGCCGGGAGTCAGTCCGGGTAGTGGCAGGCGACCTGGTGATCGGGGGTGACCGGGCGCAGGGCGGGTCGCTCCGCCGCGCACCGGGACTGGGCCCGCGGGCAGCGGGTGCGGAACCGGCAGCCGCTCGGCGGTCGCAGCGGGGAGGGGAGCTCGCCGGGCTCCGGCCCGTCGGTCTCCTCCACCGGGCCGTCGAGCGAGGGGACGGCCGCGAGCAGCATGCGGGTGTAGGGGTGCCGGGGCCGGGCGTAGAGGTCGTCGGCCGGGGCCAGCTCGCAGATCCGGCCCAGGTACATGACCCCGACCCGGTCGCTGACCTGCCTGACCACCGCGAGGTCGTGCGCGATGAACAGCAGGCTGAGCCGGCGCTCGGCCCGGGTGTCCTCCAGCAGGTTGAGGATCTGGGCCTGCACCGAGACGTCGAGCGCCGACACCGGCTCGTCGCAGACGAGCAGCGAGGGGGAGAGCACGAGGGCGCGCGCGAGCGCGACCCGTTGGCACTGGCCGCCGGACAGCTCGGCGGGCCGGCGCCGGGCGACGGCCGCCGGGTCGAGGCCGACGGAGGACAGGGCCTCCTCGACCAGCCGGTCCCAGGGGCGCGGGACCCGGTGGACCGCCAGGCCCTCGGCGACGATCTCGCCGACGGTGCGGCGGGGGCTCAGCGAGGACGCCGGGTCCTGGAAGATCATCTGTAGGTGCGGGCGGACCTGGCGCAGTCGCCGGGCCGACAGCCCGGTCAGCTCCTGCCCGTCGAACTCGACCTGCCCGGCGCTCGGGCGGCGCAGCATCAGCACGGCCCGCGCGGTCGACGACTTGCCGCAGCCGGACTCCCCGACGAGCCCGAGGGTCTCCCCGCGCCGCACGTCGAAGCTGACCCCGCTCACGGCCCGCACGGTTCCCCGGCCCGGCGCGCGGTACTCCACCATGAGGTCACGGACCCGCAGCAGGACGTCCGGTTCGGTCACGACGACTCCTGCGGGATGTCCGGCCCGGGCGGCGGGCTGTCGAGGGGGTCGAGGGGGTGGAAACAGGCGACCGCGCGGTGCCCCCCGGGGTCTGCGGACCCCGGGTCCGGACCCGCGGACCCGAGGTCGGGGTCCTCCCGCCGGCAGCGGGCCTGAGCCCGGGGGCAGCGCGGCGCGAACCGGCAGCCGGGGCGGGGGTCCACGGCCGCGGCGGGCCGGCCGGGGATCGTGGCCAGCCGGCTGTGGCCCGGCCGGTCCAGGCGGGGGATCGAGGCGAGCAGCGCGGCGGTGTACGGGTGGCGCGGGCCGCGGATGACCGCCCGGGTCGGCCCGGTCTCCACGACCCGTCCGGCGTACATGACCAGGAGCCGTTCGGTCCGGCCGGCGACCAGCGCGAGGTCGTGGGTGATGAGGACCAGTCCCATGCCCGCGCCGCGCCGCAGGCCGGCGAGCAGGTCGAGGATCTGGCGCTGGACGGTGACGTCCAGGGCGGTGGTCGGCTCGTCGGCGAGCAGCACCCGCGGTCCGCAGGCGATGGCGAGCGCGATGCAGGCCCGCTGGCGCATCCCGCCGGACAGCTCGTGCGGGTAGCTGCGGGCCCGCCGGGCCGGGTCGGGTATGCCGACCCGGCGGAGCAGGTCGACGGCCTGCTCACGGGCCCGGCGGCGGTCCAGCCCGCGGCGCAGCCGCAGCGTCTCGGTGAGTTGCCGCCCGATCCGGGTCACCGGGTTCAGGGACGTCGCCGAGTCCTGGAACACCATCGCGATGCCGGAGCCGAGCACCTCCCGCAGCTCCGCGGGACCGGCGGTGAGCAGGTCACGGCCGGCGAAGGACACCGAGCCGGTCGTGTGGGCGCTCGGCGGGGCCAGGCCCATCAGCGTGCGGGCCAGCATCGACTTGCCCGAGCCGGACTCGCCCACGATCCCGAGGGCCTCCCCGGGGGCGAGGGTGAAGGAGACCCCGTCGACGGCGCGCAGCCGGCCGGCCGGCGTCGGCAGCGTGGTGGTGACGTCCCGGGCGGTCAGCAGTGTCATCGCAGCCCCGAGACGCCGGTGTCGAAGCGGCGGCGGGCCCGGTCCCCGACGGTCGTGAACGCGGCCACCGTCAGGAACACGCAGGTGGCGGGGACGAACACCAGGAACGGCTCGCCCTGCAGGTACGGTCGGCCATCGTTGATCATCCCGCCCCAGCTCGGGGTCGGCGGGGGCACGCCCAGGCCCAGGAAGCTCAGCGACGCCTCGGCCACGACCGCGAACGCCAGGTACACGAAGGCGAACGGCGCGACCCGCAGGACGACCTCCGGTAGCAGGTCGCGGCGCAGGATGCGCAGCGGTCCCGCGCCCAGTGCCCGCGCCGCCTCGACGTGCGGGCGGTCGACGAACGCCAGCGTGCTCGCGCGGGCCAGCCGGGCGAAGCTCGGCATCCCCACGAGCGCGAGGCCGAGGACGACGGTGCCGGTGCCGCGCCGTCCGACGGAGGCGACCGCCAGCAGCAGCACCAGGGCGGGCACCGCGAGCAGGGCGTCGAGGACCAGGCTGATCGCGGTGTCCAGCCAGCGCCGGAAGAAGCCGGCGGCGAGCCCGGCCATCAGCCCGGCGGCCATCGCCAGTGCGGTCGATCCCACCCCGACGATCAGCGACTCCCGCGCGCCGTGGACCACCCGGGACGCCACACTGCGG comes from Parafrankia discariae and encodes:
- a CDS encoding ABC transporter permease, with protein sequence MTDTSADLTGAGVIGADLTGAGVTGAATAGAGPGAVGPAGSRRDVSLVLALAWIALVVAAAALADVLPLRPYGAIVPGLDARTPPGWAAEFLGTDAIGRSVASRVVHGARESLIVGVGSTALAMAAGLMAGLAAGFFRRWLDTAISLVLDALLAVPALVLLLAVASVGRRGTGTVVLGLALVGMPSFARLARASTLAFVDRPHVEAARALGAGPLRILRRDLLPEVVLRVAPFAFVYLAFAVVAEASLSFLGLGVPPPTPSWGGMINDGRPYLQGEPFLVFVPATCVFLTVAAFTTVGDRARRRFDTGVSGLR
- a CDS encoding ABC transporter ATP-binding protein — its product is MTLLTARDVTTTLPTPAGRLRAVDGVSFTLAPGEALGIVGESGSGKSMLARTLMGLAPPSAHTTGSVSFAGRDLLTAGPAELREVLGSGIAMVFQDSATSLNPVTRIGRQLTETLRLRRGLDRRRAREQAVDLLRRVGIPDPARRARSYPHELSGGMRQRACIALAIACGPRVLLADEPTTALDVTVQRQILDLLAGLRRGAGMGLVLITHDLALVAGRTERLLVMYAGRVVETGPTRAVIRGPRHPYTAALLASIPRLDRPGHSRLATIPGRPAAAVDPRPGCRFAPRCPRAQARCRREDPDLGSAGPDPGSADPGGHRAVACFHPLDPLDSPPPGPDIPQESS
- a CDS encoding acyltransferase family protein, translated to MPVLPSLTGIRAPAALLVFLFHAQWENHYIGGDTGDTISDIIDRGGTWGLGLFFALSGFVLAWTASANDTVVGFWRRRVVKVFPNHLVTYALALVIVLSSSQSVPLDHWLPNLFLVQTWVPDVARVVSLNGVSWSLSAELFFYLSFPFLLAAINRIRDERLWLSTGVVAALIIGATFFSYYVISDQPRLIGFGGDDYSYNQIWFIWFFPPVRGLEFVLGVLLAKLVLAGRWRPIGLPAAVGFSVAGYLVSTFAVPYLFGVSGVATLWTAPLLAELALADVEKKRSWVRHPVLVWFGNLSFAFYMIHWLVIGRATHWAKPDPSRSVVDGLGLILLTFVVSLFLAWVLHNYVEMPAVRRFSGARPRSVAIRAYPHVTVPAPSIPAPGTAVPNAPVPNGTAPGAPVESTGIA
- a CDS encoding ABC transporter ATP-binding protein yields the protein MTEPDVLLRVRDLMVEYRAPGRGTVRAVSGVSFDVRRGETLGLVGESGCGKSSTARAVLMLRRPSAGQVEFDGQELTGLSARRLRQVRPHLQMIFQDPASSLSPRRTVGEIVAEGLAVHRVPRPWDRLVEEALSSVGLDPAAVARRRPAELSGGQCQRVALARALVLSPSLLVCDEPVSALDVSVQAQILNLLEDTRAERRLSLLFIAHDLAVVRQVSDRVGVMYLGRICELAPADDLYARPRHPYTRMLLAAVPSLDGPVEETDGPEPGELPSPLRPPSGCRFRTRCPRAQSRCAAERPALRPVTPDHQVACHYPD